The genomic region TTGGCCCAGGGAGTAATTTTTTGTCGGAAGTGCGCCAGCCCCATTAATCATATTGACCAGCAGCGGGGTGCCCAACTGCTTCAGTCCTTCCATGAGTGGATGGGTGAGGATGCCTTTCGAGAGGTTACCGGCTGCTTCTTTCAGTTTCGCCGCATCAGCTACCTCGACACCCGCTGCGCCAGTATCATCGATGATAAGGACTTTCAGATTCTTGGAGCCCATAACTGCCCCGAGTCCACCGCGTGCAGCCATCCTGATCTTGAAGTCGGATGATGTGACCGCTACGGAGGCAGCCTTCATGAGGCTCTCACCACCGGGGCCGATACTGATAACAGTTACTCCGTCGCCATAGTCGGTTTTTAGCTTTTCGATCAAGGCGTAATTCCCCATACCCTTGAAGCTCACAGCGGGCATGAAGATCACGCCATCCTTGGTGACCTTCAGCATTATTAGGTCATTCGAAACCCCTTCGACGACAATTCCTTGGATACCAAGCCTCGCAAGCATCTGGGCAGCAGCCCCTCCTGCGTTGGCTTCCTTTATACCGTTGGTCAGTGGGCTCTTTGCCCCGACAGAGAGACGACCGTTATTAGGTGCAACGGTGCCGGCAAGGATGCCTGCGGCAAAGACAAGCTTATTATCTTTTCCCAAGGCATCAGCGGTGCCAGCCACCTCTTCGCTGATAATCTTCGATATAAGAGCCCGCCCGCCAAGGTTCGCATAGAGCGGTGGTATGTCCTCATACCGATACTGCTGGTGCGCCAAATCAACCCGAAGTATTTTTCTCATCGTCTCCTCCTTACTATTTTTGATTCATCCCCCTGCCAGAGGCGTAAATATCTGTACCTCGTCGCCATCCTGCACGAACTCGGCAGGTCTCTTCAATATCCACACCGAACATAAAAGCCCCCCCCGCAGGGAGGTTGAGCTTGGCTGCCACATCCTGATATGCTGTTCCTTGGCTTACTTCGAGTTCCAATATGCTTTTGTCGTCGTCTCCGGAGTGGATAGCCAATAGACCGAACAGCCGCACACGTATCCTCATTGTTCTTTACACGTCCCTCGGCATCCTTCCCACCCAATCTCCCTTTCGCCATTGATGAATACCCGATTGATAGGGCGGAAAATAGCAAATTCGCTAATTTAGTCACACAAGTAAAATCAGGCACTTGTGCGGAGAACAAATCCACCGTGGGTATAGGGTGCCCTTTTTTGCTTGTCAATGGCTATTTGGAATCCTAAACTGATGACTATTTTGTGAAATAAATTTGTTCCTTTTATGGTGGCGTAACTTCTATGACTTCGAAGAGGACGCCCACTTTTTCGTATGTATCGAGATATGCTGCACGGACATGACCCATTCCGGGGACATCCGTCTCTGCCCACATGAGCACAGGAATATTTAGTTTCTCTGCTCTTGCTAAGACACCATCGTAGTCATAAGTGATGAAACCGAGATGCTGAACGCCTTCACCGTGTTTTTCAAGAAAGTCTTTATGGTAGGGATCGCCCGTTACAACCTCTATGAGTTCCAGAGATAACTCCGGCGTTAATTGGGCGATACCGATCTTCAAGACCATATCATCGCTTCTGCGCCCCTTGATAAAGCCCTTTTCCGGCTTAAAGTCTAAGGTCATAAAAGGTCCGATACCGATAATCTCTTCATAGTTCCTGATAGTCTCGGAAACGTTCCGGACTACACAGCCGACCTGGGCCACTGTTCCGAGTTTTAATGTTTCTTTAAGCTCTTGTTTATCCGTCATACATACCTCCTCCATTTTCTGAGATATCTCCTGTACTCCTGGTTTTGAAATCCCTTACCAGCATCCATGAGAGCGATAATCCTCATAATATAAGTTTGCCCCTGTTGATCTCTGTTCTGGTTGCAGAGTAAGTAATTCCTAAATTCATTTGTGAGGGCCCCAATCCTCTGTTATCGCGGTGATAGTCGAACTCATCTTTCCGGCGGTATTATAGGAAGTTCAATACGGGAAGGATGCTGGGCATCATGGTAAACGGTTATGGCCGGTATGATGTTTTCCGGGTCTTTCGGGTCGTTCTTTGGAGATAGCGCGGGGTGCAGATCATACGTGGGCCAGTCCGCACATGCGATAGAGACCCGCATTCTGTGACCCTTCTTGAATACCCAGGAGGTGGGTTGCAGATCAAGGACGAGTTCTACCTTCTTGCCGCCTGCGAAAATTCCTCCATTGTAGTCTGTATCACGGAAACCGTGATAGGGTAGCTCGGGAAGCACCGGCAACCGTTTGCCAGGAGGTAGCATCTCTTCCTGGGGAACGAGTTTGGCAAACCCGGCGCGCAGCTTGCCCTCGGTAATATAGGAGGATTCTCCCTTCTCGTCTATATCCTCGAGGTACACGTAGAAATCGCCGTCATTCGCTGTTGAGGATACCCATAATCGGACAATCGGATGGCCCGTTACCTCTGTATCAACTTTCAGAAACTCCGATGTATAGGACAGGCACTGTGGTTCTTTGCACACTCCTTTCAGTATTTCATCACCCTGCCACCCTGCCATCCACCTGCTGTTTCCTTGGGGGCCTGACCGTGTATCATGAGTCAAATCAGCCCTGAACAGGTCTAACCCATCGCTCATTGTTGTTCTGACAAGACTATTTCCTTTTTCAAAATAGTAGGGGATCACCACCTGCCTTGCAAGAGGCCACTCCTTCTCAGATCGCCAGCCGCCTCCGTTCATTACATAGATAAGCACCCGTTGATCATCATCAATCCCATTCCTGATTCCCTTCAGGTACCGGTCGAAAAACCGAAGCCGTTCCTTCATTTTCCCGCTAATGAAGGCTTCTACATCATCTCCGAAATATTTTGGGTATGGCACGGGTCCTGGATCTGTACCGATGTCTACGGCATTATGAGTGAGCGGTTGCATCATCATCCGCGAGGGATTTGTTGCATTCAATGTGGCATGCCACTGTGTAGTCCCCTTGGTAAAAAAATCAAACCAGCCGCCCATGTTGTATATTGCGATGCCGGACTCGGCAATCTTCATAGGCCAATCATTTGGCCCGATGTCCGTCCAGGCGTACCTAGTGCCCGCGATGCGGGAATTCCTATATGGCGAGGCTGGAACCCATTTTCTTATATCAAGATTGCTGAGATGTTCTTTTATGGCGTTGTAGTAAATACCCTGGCGTTTCTTTCCGTCACGGTACACTGGGGGGCTATTCAAGAAAGACTTTTCGGAATTATAGAGAGGTATCTCGTCGGCAAGGTCACCGTCCCCGTCTTCATCAACCACCGGTGCGGGTGGCAACTTTGGTTGCGGGGTTCCCCTGGTCTCTGGAAGGTATACTGCCATGTCGTAAAGGTGAAACACCCCGCCCAGCATTTCAAGGAACCTGCTGCTGAATATACCTCCACAGTAATACAGGCCACACTCAAAGGAATCAAAGCCGATTATTTCCGGCATGATAGCCTTAAGGGCTCTCGGCTTTTGTGCAGCGACGGCAAATTGGGACCACCCTCCATAGGATGCCCCGTACATACCCACATTCCCATTGCACCATGGTTGCGTCTCGATCCAGTCTATGATCTGTTTGCCGTCCATCCCGAGCTGTGGGCTCATGTCAAGACGGGAGCCAAATGAGGCACCGCTCCCGCGCATATCGGCAACAACTATTCCATATCCATGGGACGTAAAATACTTGATGAACCCCTCCGGAGCCATCACTTGATTCTTGAGTTGACCATTTTCGGGATCAATGTTCATCCGATAATACGGGTGGTACGCTAACAACACGGGAAACGAGGCATTGCCTGGTCCTTCCTTCGGCAGATAGACATCCGTGGCAATCTTGGTGCCATCAAACATAGACACATACTGGGATGATCTTGTGTAATTCCTATAGACCGGAAACGAATACCCCTTATATTCGAAGGGTGTGCTTACCTTTCCGGTGCCCTCGTCGGATGCCCGCAGAAGGGATCCATTGATTAGGAGCAAGAACAAGGATAAAACAAGTAATATGAGCGTGGGCACTACTGGTTTGTCTGCCTTATTATTTGCCATGCATTTCCCTCTTAAGAGCGGAAATATCATATAGCCTCCTTTTTGTGTCAGACTCTAAACCAACCATCTCAGAATCAGGCCGGATGTGTGCCCTCCAGCCCCGGGCCCGAAGAGACCAACCAGCGAACCCTTCTTCAGTCCGCCTTCCTGCCAAAGTTCTGCCAGATTTGCCCCCACATCCACGTTAAGGGCGCCCCCAAACCTCTGATAGGTCTCCTTCCACTTTGTACGACTTACGCCAGCCTCTTCCATTCCCACCATCCACATGCGCATGAGCGGCAGACTCGCTTGATGGGCAATAACGAAATCCAGATCCGAAAGCTCCATGTTTATCTTTTTGGCGGCCCTTTCCAGGGTGTCGCGCACATAGTCCTTTGCTATCTTCATTTGGTGTTCGATAAACTGAGAAGTGAGAGTAACATACAGACCAAATTTTCTTTCACCTTCCTTAAGTAATTCAGGATGTTCGGCAGCCCGCATGATTACGACACAATCATCGTATATGATGCTTTCAGTCCGTGCACCGTGTGCGAGAAACTCGCACTTCAAGTTTTGCGACGACACGACTGCGGCCGCAGCACCATCGCTTATTGACATAGCGGTTGGGCTCGTTTTGTCAAGGCCGCCAATGCTCACTGCAGCCACCATCACAACGAGGACCCGCCTATATTGTCCGCTCAGAACCAGGCACCACGCAAGGTGGCTGGACTCTGGGAAGCTTGCCCCTCCCTGTCTAACATCGAATACGGGCACCTCACTTGGAAAACCCAACCTCTGGTGAATCGAACAACCGACGCCCGGTAAGGCATATTTTCCCCCACAGTTCTCAGCTATAATGCAGTCAATATCGTTTGGCTTTAGTCCGGCAGACTCCAGCGCTTTTCGAGCTGCTCTCTCGCCCAAGATTTCTGAGCCATCTCTATGTTCAACCCTTCGTACTTCGTCAGGCATTCCCAGTACATTCCTTTGCTCTGCCGGGATCACTTTTTCGAGGTATGCAAAATCACGCCTCTTCAATACCTTCTCCGGCCAAAGACCGACGACGGTCTCGTATCCTACCTGCATTTTGAAATCCTCCTTCTTAAGTTTCTCTGTAACAAGCCGCTAACTGCCGGCAAGCAAGTCCGCTCTCCCTACAAATCTCAATGCATTCTCGCCCATTACGTGGGATTTCTCTTCTTCTGTGAAACCAACCTGCTCAACGCACTCTACCCACCAACTCTGTGGCTGGACAGGGAAATCCGTCCCGAACATTGTCTTATTGGTAAGGCCAAGCTGTTTTACCCATCTAAGCGTGTTGAGAATCCCCTCTTTCGTCATGGGGAAGGGAGCGGATGTGTCCGTCCAAACATTGGCATGTGATTGCATACAACACATGAGGTCAAATACATCAGGCGGATAGGGATATCTCCCAAAATGGCAGATTTGGATTTTCAGCTCAGGTAGATCATGGGCTAATTCGTCAATCGGCACAATGTTACAGAACTGAAGCCGCAAACCGGGAATCGGAGCCGGCTGTATGTGGTATCCAACGGGGATGTTGTACTCGATGCACTTCTCGTAAAGGGGATAGATTCTCTTGTCGTTCGGGAAGAGCTCCATGCAGACAGGATGAAGCTTGAGGCCTCGCAGCCCCATGGCGTAAGCCTCGTCAAGCATGGCGACTGCGTTCTTAACGCCCCTCTTAATGGGATCAATACTTGCGTAGCCGCAGATGAACCGGTCGGGATATTTTTTTATGGTCTCGGCAACAAACTCGTTAGGGATGTTGAGGCCTGCCGCCTGCAGGTCATAGGCCTGAAGAACAGCATATTGGACCCCGGCCTTGTCCATCTGTTCAAGCAGCACGTCAGGGGTGGGGAGACCGAAACTGACGGGCAGAAGTCTTGCGAAAGCATCACGTATCGCTTCCGACATCA from Deltaproteobacteria bacterium harbors:
- a CDS encoding amidohydrolase family protein, producing MKPIVDVHCHVVGHEGMMSEAIRDAFARLLPVSFGLPTPDVLLEQMDKAGVQYAVLQAYDLQAAGLNIPNEFVAETIKKYPDRFICGYASIDPIKRGVKNAVAMLDEAYAMGLRGLKLHPVCMELFPNDKRIYPLYEKCIEYNIPVGYHIQPAPIPGLRLQFCNIVPIDELAHDLPELKIQICHFGRYPYPPDVFDLMCCMQSHANVWTDTSAPFPMTKEGILNTLRWVKQLGLTNKTMFGTDFPVQPQSWWVECVEQVGFTEEEKSHVMGENALRFVGRADLLAGS
- a CDS encoding aldehyde ferredoxin oxidoreductase, with translation MRKILRVDLAHQQYRYEDIPPLYANLGGRALISKIISEEVAGTADALGKDNKLVFAAGILAGTVAPNNGRLSVGAKSPLTNGIKEANAGGAAAQMLARLGIQGIVVEGVSNDLIMLKVTKDGVIFMPAVSFKGMGNYALIEKLKTDYGDGVTVISIGPGGESLMKAASVAVTSSDFKIRMAARGGLGAVMGSKNLKVLIIDDTGAAGVEVADAAKLKEAAGNLSKGILTHPLMEGLKQLGTPLLVNMINGAGALPTKNYSLGQ
- a CDS encoding CocE/NonD family hydrolase — translated: MANNKADKPVVPTLILLVLSLFLLLINGSLLRASDEGTGKVSTPFEYKGYSFPVYRNYTRSSQYVSMFDGTKIATDVYLPKEGPGNASFPVLLAYHPYYRMNIDPENGQLKNQVMAPEGFIKYFTSHGYGIVVADMRGSGASFGSRLDMSPQLGMDGKQIIDWIETQPWCNGNVGMYGASYGGWSQFAVAAQKPRALKAIMPEIIGFDSFECGLYYCGGIFSSRFLEMLGGVFHLYDMAVYLPETRGTPQPKLPPAPVVDEDGDGDLADEIPLYNSEKSFLNSPPVYRDGKKRQGIYYNAIKEHLSNLDIRKWVPASPYRNSRIAGTRYAWTDIGPNDWPMKIAESGIAIYNMGGWFDFFTKGTTQWHATLNATNPSRMMMQPLTHNAVDIGTDPGPVPYPKYFGDDVEAFISGKMKERLRFFDRYLKGIRNGIDDDQRVLIYVMNGGGWRSEKEWPLARQVVIPYYFEKGNSLVRTTMSDGLDLFRADLTHDTRSGPQGNSRWMAGWQGDEILKGVCKEPQCLSYTSEFLKVDTEVTGHPIVRLWVSSTANDGDFYVYLEDIDEKGESSYITEGKLRAGFAKLVPQEEMLPPGKRLPVLPELPYHGFRDTDYNGGIFAGGKKVELVLDLQPTSWVFKKGHRMRVSIACADWPTYDLHPALSPKNDPKDPENIIPAITVYHDAQHPSRIELPIIPPER
- a CDS encoding VOC family protein; the encoded protein is MTDKQELKETLKLGTVAQVGCVVRNVSETIRNYEEIIGIGPFMTLDFKPEKGFIKGRRSDDMVLKIGIAQLTPELSLELIEVVTGDPYHKDFLEKHGEGVQHLGFITYDYDGVLARAEKLNIPVLMWAETDVPGMGHVRAAYLDTYEKVGVLFEVIEVTPP